A stretch of the Nitrospinota bacterium genome encodes the following:
- a CDS encoding ribbon-helix-helix domain-containing protein has protein sequence MTSKATDHEKKVPVTTHLYQRQIDQLNQVAKELQVTKAVLFREAIEQLLKRYEEKQLDIGIK, from the coding sequence ATGACCAGCAAGGCTACGGATCACGAAAAGAAAGTGCCGGTGACTACTCATTTGTATCAGCGGCAGATAGACCAGCTCAACCAGGTGGCCAAGGAACTTCAGGTCACCAAGGCTGTCCTCTTCCGGGAGGCGATAGAGCAGCTTCTTAAGCGGTACGAAGAAAAGCAGTTGGACATCGGTATTAAATAA